The genomic segment GGAATGCATCGTCTGCGCGGGTTTCGTCGCCGTCGCGCCAGGCGAGTGCCAGCACCAGCGCGTCATGCGGATCGAAACCGCAATCCAGAAACGCAGCCAGCGCGGCAATCCAGTCTTCCGCCAGATGGCCTTCGAGACGATACGTCTCACCGCCCAGATGCAGCGCGGCCTTGCCTTGCGCGGCTTCGATCACGCCCGCGCCCTGCACCTGCCAGCGCGCCACCTGCTCGCCGTGCTGCTGGGCGTCGGCGATCACGATCAGGTCGCCGCCGTTCGATGCGTCCGGCGCGCTCAGGCAGATGCGCCACGGCGCGTGCGTCGGCGGCCAGTCGCCGAGACGGGCGCGGATGCGCTCGGCGGCTTCGGTGAGTTCGTCGGCTGGCGGCCAGAACAGGTCGCGGTCTTTCAATGCCAGTGTTTGCGTCATGCGGCGCTCCCGTCTTGGTGCCAGAACGGCATGCCGACCACCGGCGTGCTCGCGTGTGCGCTTTCGCGCTCGGCCATCGGCCCCGCCAGATAAGCCTGGCGGCCCGCTTCGACACCCAGTGCAAAGGCGCGCGCCATCGCATCGGGGTGCGTGGCCTGCGACACCGCCGTGTTCAGCAACACGCCGTCGAAGCCCCACTCCATCACCTGAGCCGCGTGCGACGGCACGCCGAGCCCGGCGTCGACGATCAGCGGCACGTCGGGCAGACGCTCGCGCAGCACGCGCAAGCCGTACGGATTGATCACACCCTTGCCGGTGCCGATCGGCGCGCCCCACGGCATCAGCGCTTCACAGCCGGCGTCCAGCAGACGGCGGCCGATCACCAGGTCTTCGGTGCAATACGGCAGTACCTTGAAGCCGTCCTTGACCAGTTGCGCAGCCGCTTCGATCAGGCCGACCGGGTCGGGCTGCAGCGTGTAGTCGTCGCCGATCAGTTCGAGCTTGATCCAGTCGGTTTCGAAGATTTCGCGCGCCATGTGCGCGGTCGTCACCGCTTCGCCGACCGTCAGGCAGCCGGCCGTGTTCGGCAGCAGCGGCACGCCGTGGCGCTTGAGCAGGTCGAAGAAACCGGCTTCGGCGCCGCCTTCGTTCATCTGACGGCGCAACGCGACGGTCACCATGCCGGGGCGCGCGGCGTCGATCGAATCGGACAGCGATTGCAGCGACGGATACCGCGACGTGCCCAGCAGCACGCGGCTTGCGAAGGTCTGGCCGTAGAGCGTGAGCGCGTCGGCGGTTGAAGCCGTTGCAGCAGTTTGGGGGGAAGTCATTTGCATAGTCTTTGTCTCCGGCAAGGCGTGGCGGGTTTAGCCACCGGCCACGGGTTGCACGACATCGAGCCGGTCGCCCGGCTGCAGCGCGCGCGCGGCATGCTGGGTGCGCGCGACGAAATCGCCGTTCAGCGCGACCGCGAACGGCGGACGCGCGCCGAACGCGGCGAGCGCATCGGCGACAGTCGCGCCTTCGGGCAACGACAACGGCTTCTGATTGATATGAATGTCCATGGTGTTCGAATACGGTTCAGGCAGGTTCTATCGATGACGGAAGCGGCACAGTGCATCGCGCAAAACGCCTATGACGCGCAACGCTCATGCCGGCTCCCGCGCGGAATCCAGTTGGAAAAGCTCGCTCCAGCGCGCGGCGTGGCGCCAGTCGGCGAACGCGTCGGCATCGCCCACACGGCCGTCGAGCAGCGCTGAAGCGAAACGGACGGCTTCGTCGGCGACCTCGGGCACGATCATGTAGCCGTGCCGGTACAGGCCGTTCACGCGCAGCGTCTGCGCGCCGTCCCACAGCAGCGCCGGCCGGTGATCCGGCAAAGTCGGGCGGCACTGCGAATTCAGTTCGAGGATGCGAGCCTCGCCGAAACCGGGATGCACCGAAAACGCCGCGCTCAGCAATTCGAGCGCCGAGCGCACGCTGACCGGCGACATGTCCTCGCCTTCGACTTCGGTCGCACCGATCACGTACAGATCGTTCTCTTTCGGCGCGATATACAGCGGATAACGCGGATGCAGCAGCCGCACCGGCCGCGTCAGCTTGATGCCGGGAGCGTGCACGCGCGCGACTTCGCCGCGAATGCCGCGCAAAGTGGGCAGCGCGGGCTTCGCGCCGAGCCCCCGGCAGTCGATCGTGATGCGCGCGGGCGGCAGCGCGGCATCGTCGACCGGCGTGTTCCAGTGAGTGTCGACGCCGCGTTGCGCGAGCCCCGCGGCCAGCGCGGCGAGCACCTGACGGTTATCCAGTTGACCTTCGCGCGGCAGCAGCCAGCCCTGATTGAAGCGGCCTGCCAGAGCGGGCTCCGCTGCCCCGACTTGTGCACCCGCCAGCGTCACGAAACCGCCGTCGAGCAACTCGGCTGGCGCATTCGAACGCACCCGGCGTTCGAACAGAGGCGCTTCGGTGCGATCCGCGTGATGCCAGACCACCAGCGTGCCGTTGCGCTGGAAAAACACGGGTTCGGGCAATTCCGCGAGCACTTGCGGCCAGGTGTCGAGCGAACTGGCGCCCAGCCGCGTAATCAGCAACTCCGCGCTGGCGGCTTCGGCGAGCGGCGCGAGCATCGCGGCTGCCACCCACGCTGCGGCCTGAGTGCCGGCGGCATCGCCACGCTCATACAGCGCCACGCGATGCCCCTGCCCTGCCAGACGCCATGCGACCAGCCGTCCGCTAAGACCGCCGCCGAGCACGGCGAAATCGGGTGTTGGGGAGGTGGGACGGTTCATCGTGCGCGCTCCGTCCGGTTGCCGGAGGCAACGCTGAAGCACGGCGCGTCAGCAGCGACGCGGCGAAGAGCAAAACACATATCTGAAGAATTGGCGGTCATCGAGTCCTTTCCGTACGGCAAAAATCGCACGTACCCAGGACGAAACCGGCGGGTAAAGCCGGCCGGACAACACGCGCGCACTGAATGTACGGACGCCGCCCGGCGGGGAATGGAAGATTGGTAGCTTCCGGAAACTTCCCGCGCCGGTATTACCCGGATCGGGTGCAAAGGGTCTCTCTCAGCCTCGCCGCCACGGCGTGAAAACCACGCCGCCAAGGGGCGAAGCACCCCTGTTTCGTCGAAGGTCATTAGACCATAAAACGCGCGCAGCCCGCAAACCAGCGGGCTGTCGCGCCGGCCGGAATTGATCCGGCACGCTATTTCTTTACGCGGATGCGGCCGGGTGCAACGCTCTGGCACAATGCACGAACGCATGTCGTCGAAGCGCGGCGCGAACGGCCTGTCGAGCCGCTTACGCCACGACGGCATGAGGTGAAGCCCTTAAGCGAAAATTAATTTTCGCTTAAGGGCTTCACGCCAGAATCGGACGCTCACCCGGACGCGCGTTCGTCGAGCACGACGCCCGGGCATGTACCGAGAATCCGCCGCAGAGCGGCCCCGAGGGTGGGCCAGCCTGCAAGGGAAACCCGGCACCGAGCCAACCCATCCGGGTCTGCCCAAGCGGGCCGCTCCGAACGGGCCAGCACTTCATCAGGACGCTCATGACACCGACCACCTCTGCCAGCCCCGCGCTGCCGCCAGACGAAAAAGTCTCCGCCTGGAGCCTGATCAAACCTTACTGGGTCTCCGAGGAAAAAAAAGTTGCCTGGGGCCTGCTCATCACGATCGTGGTGATGAACCTGCTTATCGTGTGGATCAACGTGCGCCTGAACCGCTGGAGCGCCGACTTCTACAACGCGCTGCAAAGCAAGAACGTGCACGATTTTCCGCACCTGCTGATGGTGTTTTCGCTGCTCGCGTTCGCCTTCATCATTCTCGCGGTGTACCGCGGTTATCTGCGTCAGATGCTCGGATTCCGCTGGCGTCAGTGGCTCACCACCCGGTACCTGAACGAGTGGCTGAAAGACAGCGCCTTCTACCGGATCGAACGCGACCGGCTCGCCGACAACCCCGACCAGCGGATCAGCGACGACCTGCAATCGCTCGCCACCAGCACGCTGTCGCTAACCCTCGACCTGCTGTCCACCGTTGTCACGCTGGTGTCGTTCATCACGATCCTCTGGTCGCTGGCCGGCGCGCTGAGCATCTCGCTCGGCGGCATGCCGCTGCAGATTCCCGGCTACATGGTGTGGGCCGCGGCGCTGTACGCGGTGATCGGTTCGGTCGTCATCCAGAAGGTGGGCCATCCGCTCGTGCCGATCAACTACCAGGCGCAGAAAGTCGAGGCGGACTTCCGTTTCGGCCTGATCCGGCTGCGCGAGAACGCCGAACAGATCGCCTTCTACAACGGCATGGAAGTCGAGAAGAAGAACGCGCACTCGCTGTTCGGCCGCATCCGCGACAACTGGTGGCAGGTGATGAAGTACACCAAGCGGCTCACTTTCGTATCCGCCTTCTACGGCCAGATCGCCATCATCTTCCCGATCGTGGTCGCCGCGCCCCGCTACTTCGCCGGCGCGTTCTCGTTCGGCGTGCTGATGCAGATTTCGAGTGCGTTCGGCACCGTCAGCGATTCGTTCTCGTGGTTCATCAACAGTTACGGCAGCCTCGTCGAATGGCGCGCTACGGTGAACCGGCTGCGCGAATTCAAGCGCGTCGTGCATGCGCCGCGTCTGAAGGAGTCGGTGTCGCCGGCTACCGAACATGGCGGCATCAACCTGCATTTCGTCGATGAAGACCGCCTCTCCACCGAAGGCCTCAAGCTCGCGCTGCCGAACGGCAGCCCGCTGTCGCGCATCCGCGATATCGCGATCGAGCCGGGTTCGCGCTGGCTGGTGCGGGGTCCGTCGGGCGCGGGCAAGAGCACGCTGATGCGCGCGCTCGCCGGCTTGTGGCCGTTCGGCGACGGCGCGATCGACGCACCGGTCAACGCGCGCATGATGTTCATTCCGCAGGTCAGCTATATGCCGATCGGCACGCTGAAAGCGGCGCTCGCCTACCCCTCGGCCGCCGACACCTATACCGACGACGAATGCCGCGAGGCGCTCGTCATCTGCCACCTGTCGGAATACGCGGATCGCCTGCAGGAATCGGGGCACTGGACGCGGATTCTGTCGCCGGGTGAGCAACAGCGTCTGGCCGGTGCGCGCGTGCTGCTGCACAAGCCCGACTACCTGTTCCTCGACGAAGCGACCAGCGCGCTCGACGCGGAAAACGAGGCGCGTCTTTATCGCCTGTTCACCGAGCGCTTGCCGAAGGCGGCGATTGTCAGCGTCGCGCATCGCGAATCGCTGGCTGCGTTCCACGAAGAAACGCTCGATGTCGAGCGTGCCGGCGAACCTGTCGCGGCATGAGCGACGCCGGCCGCGAAGCGGGCGACGTGATTAGCCCAAAGGCTGATCGCGTCGTGCTGATCACCGGCGCCGGTTCCGGTATCGGCGCGGCGCTTGCGCGTCGTATCGCGGGGCCGCGTCAATCGTTGATGTTGCACTCGCGCGGCGCCGACGATGCCGCCCGCGAACGTCTCGCGCAGGTGGCCGCCGAATGCAGCGCGAGCGGCGCAATCTGCGCGACAGTATTCGGCGATCTCGCCGAACGTGGCGCCGCGGAACATGTGATCGACCAGACGTTGGCGACATTCGGCGCGCTCGATCAACTGGTCGCCAACGCGGGACATGCTCAACGTCAGGCGCTCAATGCGCTCGATCCCGACTCATTCAGCAGCGCTTTTGCTGCGATGCCGGCCGCGTTCGCGGCGCTCGTCAAACGCGCAATGCCCGCGCTGGAAACGTCAAAGCGCGGCCGCGTGATCGCGCTGAGTTCTTTCGTCGCGCATCGTTATCGCGCGGACGCACCGTTTGCCGCGACGGCGGCGGCAAAAGCAGCGCTTGAATCGCTGGCTAAAACGGCTGCGGCTGAACTGGCGCCGTACGGCGTCACCGTTAATTGCGTGGCGCCCGGTTATACCCGCAAGGATCGCGGCCCAAGTGCCGATAACGCATCGGTATGGCAACGCGCCGCCGAAGCAACGCCGCTCGGCCATGTCGCTGAACCTGCCGATGTTGCCGCGCTGATCGCGTTTCTTCTGTCGGACGAAGCGCGTCATATCACCGGCCAGGTGATTCATATCGACGGCGGTCTCACGCTCGGCTGAGCGAACATGGAAGCGCGGCTTCGGCTTCCGAAATCATCCAGCCGACGCAGCAAAACATCATCACAAAATCCGCCTAAGCACCTCTGCCCGGCAACATCAAGAAATATCCCGAAATACCCGACAACAACTCGAAAGCATTTGCGAAGCGGGCGGGCTGTTCCGCCCTTTGAAAATGCCGCCTGGCGGCGACGATAGTCGTGCGGGCCGTACCACGTGCGGTCCGCATGTCATTCACTGCTACAGGACTCTCCGCACATGTCATCCGATCGCCGCTCCTCTGCTTTGATCCAGCGCCTTGCGCTGGCTTTCGGCTCCGCCCTGCTGCTCACCTGTGCCGCGCAGGCAGCGCAAGCCGCTCAATCGGCCGAGCCCGCCGACGTTTGCCCCGCGCTCAAACACATCGTCGACGCCACCGATTTCAAGCAGTTGCAATCGCAACCTGACGCGCGCCTGCCGGGCGTCGCAAACGGCGACGACTGCAACTCCAGCAAGCATTCCTACGATTGCCACTGGCGCGCGCACTGGCAGGCCGACGGCGTGATCAACGATCCGCTCGAGGAAATCGGCGCCGATATCGCCGCGTGCTTCCCGAATGTCGTGCACGACGTCAACACGCCGACGCGTCAGCATTTCATCGTGAAGACGGACGACCGCCGGGTCAGCGTCACCGCAAGCGTTCAGGGACAAAACGAATTGCGCCTGCGCGTGGTTCGCTAATTTCACGCTGAGTTCGCGTTCAGTTCGCGCCGACCTGGCGCTGACTTTACGCAAAACCTGTCGCTGAAAACGGCGCTAATCCGTCGCCAACACGGCGCCGAAACGCAGTCCTGAACGCTGCAAACGCTGTCGTCCGCTGCGATCCCGCTTCCTTTGACCGCCACCAGGCAACGCCTCATGACCTTCATGCCGAGCATCCACGCTTACGCTTTCACGCGAGTCCCACGGACTGCATGGGTCATGTTGCGGCGGCCCTGCGCGTGGCTGGCCATAGCCGGCACGCTCGCGTTCGGGCTGAACGGTTGCGCATGGACGCTGATCTCGGCCGCCGACGCAACCGGTTCGGTGATTCAGGCGGGTTACGCGATCGCCGCCAACTATTCGTCGCCGACGTTCGTCAACGGCCAGCCGGCCGATCTGCATCACGTGTGCATCGAGGTGAACCCGGCGGTGTCGGTCGGCGATTTCGTGCCGTCGCTGCAAATGGCGCTCGGCCATCGTGGAATTCGTTCGGATGTCTACAATCCGGGCACCTCACCCGCTGGCTGCGAGGCGCGTCTCGTCTACAACGCCGCGATCGACTACGGCCGCCGCTCGTTCAGCGACGAATCGATCCAGTATCTGTCGATCATCGACCTGACGTTGATCCAGGACGGCCGTATTCTCGTCACCGCACGCTATCAAACGGGCGGCCTCAACACCGACCGCTTCTCGTCGGCATCGACCAAACTCACCGGTCTGATCGACCGGATGGTGGTCGACAAAAAGGCATTCACGCCGGTCCCCCCGCAAACCATTCAGACGTCGCAGGCCAATTAAGTTCGCAGTTTGCTTGCTTTGTCTTACGCGGGAAAGGATTCGAAAGCGTCATGCGCTTTGCTCCGCGCGTGAGGATCACTAAGATGGCCTGAATGAACCAATCCATCCTGGTCGTCGACGACGACCCCGTCGTACGAGAGCTCGTCAGCGAATATCTGCAGGGACGCGGCTTTAAAGTCACCACGCTCGAACACGGCGTGGCGCTTCAGCGCGCGTTGCAGGAAGAGCGTCCCGCGCTGATCGTGCTCGATATCATGATGCCGGAACTCGACGGCATCAGTGCGCTGCGCGCATTGCGCGTCGCGGGCGACGATATTCCCGTGATTCTATTGACGGCGCGTGCCGACCCGATCGACCGCGTGATCGGTCTCGAACTCGGTGCCGACGATTATCTCGGCAAACCCTTCGAACCGAGCGAACTGGTCGCGCGCATCCGCACGGTGCTGCGCCGTCGCGGCACGATTGCGCCGAGCGCGCCTGAACAGCGTGCACCCTACCGTTTCGGGCATTTCGAAGTGAATTTCCCGGCGCGCGAACTGCGCCGCGACGGCGAACGCATTTCGCTGCGTTCCAGCGAATTCGCAATGCTCAAGGTGTTCGTCACGCACGCGATGACCGTGCTCACGCGCGCGCAGTTGCTGGAGAAATTGCACGGCAACAGCGAGGCGCATCGCAATCGCAGCCTTGATGTGTCGATCTGGCGATTGCGCCGGCTAATCGAGGTAGACCCGTCCGAACCGCGTTACGTGCAGACCGTCTGGGGACGCGGTTACGTGTTCGTGCCGGACGGCGAGATCGGCGCGGCTGAGCGGAGTGGCACACTGGCCTGAAGCACCGTCCTCACGGCATGCGGCGCGTGAATTCACCTGCATCAACACACCATTCGACGTGGGCGTTGCTTCATAGACCGAAGCAACGCCCATTTTCTCTTGAGCGTCAGAAAGTCAGCACGCTCATGAACATTCTTTGCAGCCAGCCCATCGTGGTGGAATCGGACACCATCCCCACGCCGGCCTGCTCGATGCGCGCGTTCGCGACCTTGCTCGACTCGACGTAATTGCCCGATTCGATGTCCTTCGGATTGACGATGCCTGAGAGCCGCAAGCGATCGCGGTTGCCGCTTTGCGAAATCACTTTCTCTCCCGACACCACCAGGTTGCCGGTCGGCATCGTGCCGATCACGGTGACGGCGAGCGTGCCGGTCATCGCGCTGGTATCGGTAATGTTGCCCTGCCCGGCGTAAGTCGTGGACGCCGAGCCGATATTGAACAGCCTCGCGAGTCGCGCGGCCGCGTTGGTCGATTGATCGGCGGCGGTGGCGGTAATGCTGCTCGAACGGCTCGCCGCAGCCGTCGCGCTGTTGTTGCCGTTATATGACTCCGACAGCACGATCGTCAGCACGTCGCCGATATGTTGCGCGCGTGGCGTTTCATACATCAGCAACGTCTGTCCGGCCTGATAGATCGCGCCTTGCGTGTTGATGTTCAACGGCGTGGACGCGAGCGGCGGCGCCATCGGCGTTTCGACGATGGAATCCGAATGGCTCGCGCAGGCCGCCAGCCAGAACGTGGCGCCGAGCGCGACAGTAAGACGTAGCGCAGTCATGCATGCTCCTTGGCCCGATGGGCCGGGTTCGTACGGACACGGTTCATCAACATCAACCAGCCTCGGCGCCGCTTGCCTGCCATTGCCGCACGACCGACTTCACCCAGGTATCCGTGCCTTTCAGCAGATAGGTGAGCGTGCCGTTGCGGCTGCCCGGCAGGAAGCACAACGTGATCGAGCTCACCGCGTTTTCCCAGATATAGGTCGGCAACACGCCCATTGACGCGTTCTGCGTCGCGAGACGTGGCGGCCCATATCGACCTGCAAGTGCATTGCGCAGATCTTCGGCGGTGATCTCGTCGATTAAAAAAGAAATCTCGTACAGACGCAGCGCGCTTTGCCCGTCGATCCGCGCAAAACGCAGCACGTGTTCCAGCGCGGGTGCGCCGTCGACCACGGCCTGCGAGGCAGTCCAATGGTCGTCCGTGCGATGCGCCCAGCGGCACGCGACGGTCAGGCTGTCATGCGATTTCAGCCGCATGCCGAGCGCGCCCGCCTGCACGTCCGTCTCGCAGACGGGCACGCTGTCCGGTGGCGTCGCCCGCACCTTCGAGCCGGCGCGGAAATCGTCCAGCGTGATGCCAAGCGGGACGCCGCGAAAATCGAAGGGCGCATCTCTCGACACCGCACTCGCCGCCTTCGCCTGACGCGCGACGGGTTGCGCCTGCACGGCCATCGGGATGAGGCCGCCAAGCAGCGCCAGGGCGCAGGCAGTCCGTTTGAGAGTCATGATCAGTCGATCGCCGACGCACATGCGTTGAACGGCGTGGCCGCCGCATGGCCCACGACCGGGATGATGTCCGCCGCGGCCGCAGTCAGCCGGCACGGCAGCGCAACGACGCCGCAGCCGCCGAGCGGCAGCAGCGTCGCGCCGAGCGTCAACCACGCAACGACACGTATCAGGCGTTCAGATGTTCTCGAGGTCGACACAAGGGC from the Paraburkholderia fungorum genome contains:
- a CDS encoding thiazole synthase produces the protein MQMTSPQTAATASTADALTLYGQTFASRVLLGTSRYPSLQSLSDSIDAARPGMVTVALRRQMNEGGAEAGFFDLLKRHGVPLLPNTAGCLTVGEAVTTAHMAREIFETDWIKLELIGDDYTLQPDPVGLIEAAAQLVKDGFKVLPYCTEDLVIGRRLLDAGCEALMPWGAPIGTGKGVINPYGLRVLRERLPDVPLIVDAGLGVPSHAAQVMEWGFDGVLLNTAVSQATHPDAMARAFALGVEAGRQAYLAGPMAERESAHASTPVVGMPFWHQDGSAA
- the thiS gene encoding sulfur carrier protein ThiS gives rise to the protein MDIHINQKPLSLPEGATVADALAAFGARPPFAVALNGDFVARTQHAARALQPGDRLDVVQPVAGG
- a CDS encoding FAD-dependent oxidoreductase; the encoded protein is MNRPTSPTPDFAVLGGGLSGRLVAWRLAGQGHRVALYERGDAAGTQAAAWVAAAMLAPLAEAASAELLITRLGASSLDTWPQVLAELPEPVFFQRNGTLVVWHHADRTEAPLFERRVRSNAPAELLDGGFVTLAGAQVGAAEPALAGRFNQGWLLPREGQLDNRQVLAALAAGLAQRGVDTHWNTPVDDAALPPARITIDCRGLGAKPALPTLRGIRGEVARVHAPGIKLTRPVRLLHPRYPLYIAPKENDLYVIGATEVEGEDMSPVSVRSALELLSAAFSVHPGFGEARILELNSQCRPTLPDHRPALLWDGAQTLRVNGLYRHGYMIVPEVADEAVRFASALLDGRVGDADAFADWRHAARWSELFQLDSAREPA
- a CDS encoding ABC transporter ATP-binding protein/permease, which codes for MTPTTSASPALPPDEKVSAWSLIKPYWVSEEKKVAWGLLITIVVMNLLIVWINVRLNRWSADFYNALQSKNVHDFPHLLMVFSLLAFAFIILAVYRGYLRQMLGFRWRQWLTTRYLNEWLKDSAFYRIERDRLADNPDQRISDDLQSLATSTLSLTLDLLSTVVTLVSFITILWSLAGALSISLGGMPLQIPGYMVWAAALYAVIGSVVIQKVGHPLVPINYQAQKVEADFRFGLIRLRENAEQIAFYNGMEVEKKNAHSLFGRIRDNWWQVMKYTKRLTFVSAFYGQIAIIFPIVVAAPRYFAGAFSFGVLMQISSAFGTVSDSFSWFINSYGSLVEWRATVNRLREFKRVVHAPRLKESVSPATEHGGINLHFVDEDRLSTEGLKLALPNGSPLSRIRDIAIEPGSRWLVRGPSGAGKSTLMRALAGLWPFGDGAIDAPVNARMMFIPQVSYMPIGTLKAALAYPSAADTYTDDECREALVICHLSEYADRLQESGHWTRILSPGEQQRLAGARVLLHKPDYLFLDEATSALDAENEARLYRLFTERLPKAAIVSVAHRESLAAFHEETLDVERAGEPVAA
- a CDS encoding SDR family NAD(P)-dependent oxidoreductase; its protein translation is MSDAGREAGDVISPKADRVVLITGAGSGIGAALARRIAGPRQSLMLHSRGADDAARERLAQVAAECSASGAICATVFGDLAERGAAEHVIDQTLATFGALDQLVANAGHAQRQALNALDPDSFSSAFAAMPAAFAALVKRAMPALETSKRGRVIALSSFVAHRYRADAPFAATAAAKAALESLAKTAAAELAPYGVTVNCVAPGYTRKDRGPSADNASVWQRAAEATPLGHVAEPADVAALIAFLLSDEARHITGQVIHIDGGLTLG
- a CDS encoding response regulator — protein: MNQSILVVDDDPVVRELVSEYLQGRGFKVTTLEHGVALQRALQEERPALIVLDIMMPELDGISALRALRVAGDDIPVILLTARADPIDRVIGLELGADDYLGKPFEPSELVARIRTVLRRRGTIAPSAPEQRAPYRFGHFEVNFPARELRRDGERISLRSSEFAMLKVFVTHAMTVLTRAQLLEKLHGNSEAHRNRSLDVSIWRLRRLIEVDPSEPRYVQTVWGRGYVFVPDGEIGAAERSGTLA
- a CDS encoding flagellar basal body L-ring protein FlgH codes for the protein MTALRLTVALGATFWLAACASHSDSIVETPMAPPLASTPLNINTQGAIYQAGQTLLMYETPRAQHIGDVLTIVLSESYNGNNSATAAASRSSSITATAADQSTNAAARLARLFNIGSASTTYAGQGNITDTSAMTGTLAVTVIGTMPTGNLVVSGEKVISQSGNRDRLRLSGIVNPKDIESGNYVESSKVANARIEQAGVGMVSDSTTMGWLQRMFMSVLTF
- a CDS encoding DUF6726 family protein — its product is MSTSRTSERLIRVVAWLTLGATLLPLGGCGVVALPCRLTAAAADIIPVVGHAAATPFNACASAID